From Dietzia sp. ANT_WB102, a single genomic window includes:
- a CDS encoding amino acid ABC transporter ATP-binding protein, which produces MVRFERVSKNWGDNHVLRELDFTVSKGEKISIIGPSGSGKTTILRVLMTLEFPTSGRVLVEGDELWNTDDARRRPRETKRLRQIRSRIGMVFQQFNLFPHMTALENVMEAPVHVLGKDKATARREAEDLLALVGLADHSAKKPPQLSGGQQQRVAIARAMATKPDIMLFDEPTSALDPELVGEVLKVIRDLANDSSMTMLMVTHEMNFAREISDRVVMFDGGVAVESAPPAQFFDSPQNERTKRFLGAVLGY; this is translated from the coding sequence ATGGTCCGCTTCGAACGGGTGAGCAAGAACTGGGGCGACAACCACGTGCTCCGCGAGCTCGACTTCACCGTCTCGAAAGGCGAGAAGATCTCGATCATCGGGCCGTCCGGCTCGGGCAAGACCACGATCCTGCGTGTACTGATGACCCTCGAGTTCCCGACGTCGGGTCGCGTCCTGGTGGAGGGCGATGAGCTGTGGAACACCGACGACGCGCGCCGACGGCCACGGGAGACAAAGCGGCTGCGACAGATCCGCAGCCGGATCGGGATGGTGTTCCAGCAGTTCAATCTGTTCCCCCACATGACGGCGCTGGAGAATGTCATGGAGGCGCCCGTCCACGTCCTGGGCAAAGACAAGGCCACCGCCCGGCGGGAGGCCGAAGACCTGCTGGCACTGGTCGGGTTGGCCGATCACTCGGCCAAGAAGCCGCCCCAGCTGTCCGGAGGTCAGCAGCAGCGGGTAGCGATCGCCCGGGCCATGGCCACCAAGCCGGACATCATGCTCTTCGACGAGCCCACCTCCGCGCTGGATCCCGAGCTCGTGGGGGAGGTGCTCAAGGTGATCCGAGATCTCGCCAACGACTCGTCGATGACCATGCTGATGGTGACCCACGAGATGAACTTCGCGCGCGAGATCTCCGATCGTGTGGTGATGTTCGACGGCGGAGTCGCGGTGGAGTCGGCACCCCCGGCGCAGTTCTTCGACTCACCGCAGAACGAGCGCACCAAACGCTTCCTCGGCGCGGTGCTGGGCTACTGA
- the ehuB gene encoding ectoine/hydroxyectoine ABC transporter substrate-binding protein EhuB, which translates to MSTNISRRQLFQGALALGGVVAVGGSLTACSTTDPGGPEAGGGGGLLERAKTQGLRIAIGNEPPYTELAADGTVTGCEPDVVRAVCERMGIDKVEGIVSGYDAMIPGLKANRWDVIAAGLFMKQSRCREVIYASPVIVSTESFGVRPGNPKDIRTIADVKGRDDVRVGVVPGGFEQGILETAGIDAARIVNVTDARGGADALAADRIDAFLLPTLSLRELDGVEVTDPIEDAPSTGSSAAFRPDDQDFLDAYNTELEAFKTEPEFAEILNKWGFDPSVVAGVTTEELCAVDG; encoded by the coding sequence ATGAGCACGAACATCTCACGACGACAACTGTTCCAGGGCGCACTGGCATTGGGCGGGGTGGTCGCGGTTGGCGGCTCACTGACAGCCTGCAGCACCACCGACCCCGGAGGGCCTGAGGCAGGAGGGGGTGGCGGACTCCTCGAACGGGCCAAGACGCAGGGGCTGCGCATCGCGATCGGGAACGAGCCGCCCTACACCGAGCTCGCCGCGGACGGCACCGTCACCGGCTGCGAGCCGGATGTCGTGCGCGCGGTGTGTGAGCGGATGGGCATCGACAAGGTCGAGGGGATCGTGTCCGGCTACGACGCGATGATCCCGGGTCTCAAAGCCAACAGGTGGGACGTCATCGCCGCGGGGCTGTTCATGAAACAGTCGCGCTGCCGCGAGGTCATCTACGCCTCGCCGGTCATCGTCTCCACCGAATCGTTCGGGGTCCGGCCAGGCAACCCCAAGGACATCCGGACGATCGCCGACGTGAAGGGCCGCGACGACGTGCGGGTGGGCGTCGTGCCCGGCGGGTTCGAGCAGGGGATCCTGGAAACGGCCGGGATCGACGCGGCCCGCATCGTCAACGTGACCGACGCGCGCGGTGGCGCGGACGCCCTCGCGGCCGACCGGATCGACGCGTTCCTGTTGCCCACCCTCTCGTTGCGGGAGCTGGACGGCGTGGAGGTCACCGACCCGATCGAGGACGCGCCCAGCACCGGTTCGTCCGCTGCTTTCCGCCCGGACGACCAGGACTTCCTCGATGCGTACAACACCGAGCTCGAGGCGTTCAAGACCGAGCCGGAATTCGCCGAGATCCTCAATAAGTGGGGCTTCGACCCGAGCGTCGTCGCCGGGGTCACCACCGAGGAACTCTGCGCGGTCGACGGCTGA
- the ehuC gene encoding ectoine/hydroxyectoine ABC transporter permease subunit EhuC — translation MDAIAEYLPLIRQGLVTTVEVTVLGAVLALVVAFVLGLARLSTHRWLRWTAACIVEFLRGTSLVVQLFWLFFALPFFGIQLTALFAGVLALGLNEGAYASEVVRGSIASRPRGQTEAAIALNMTPALRMRRILLPQSVPAMLPPMGNVMVDLLKNSSLVSLVTVADLTFNAGLIRSSTGETALVYGIILILYFLLSLVISAIVALLERRFSPTRERRPLLTSLAGRMQGVS, via the coding sequence ATGGATGCGATAGCCGAATACCTCCCCCTGATTCGCCAGGGTTTAGTCACCACCGTCGAGGTGACGGTCCTCGGTGCGGTGCTGGCCCTGGTCGTGGCCTTCGTGCTGGGGCTGGCACGGCTGTCCACCCACCGATGGTTGCGCTGGACGGCCGCGTGCATTGTGGAGTTCCTACGCGGTACCTCGCTGGTGGTGCAGCTGTTCTGGCTGTTCTTCGCACTGCCGTTTTTCGGGATCCAGCTCACCGCCCTCTTCGCCGGCGTCCTCGCGTTGGGCCTCAACGAGGGGGCGTACGCGTCGGAGGTCGTCCGCGGCTCGATCGCGTCGCGGCCACGGGGGCAGACCGAGGCGGCGATCGCGCTCAACATGACACCCGCACTGCGGATGCGCCGGATACTGCTCCCGCAGTCGGTCCCGGCGATGTTGCCGCCCATGGGCAACGTCATGGTCGACCTGCTCAAGAACAGTTCGCTGGTCTCGCTCGTCACCGTGGCCGACCTGACGTTCAACGCCGGTCTCATCCGCTCCTCGACGGGCGAGACCGCGTTGGTCTACGGGATCATCCTGATCCTGTACTTCCTGCTGTCCCTGGTGATCTCGGCGATCGTGGCGCTGCTGGAACGGCGATTCTCGCCGACGCGTGAACGCCGTCCGCTGCTCACCTCCCTCGCCGGTCGGATGCAGGGGGTGAGTTGA
- the ehuD gene encoding ectoine/hydroxyectoine ABC transporter permease subunit EhuD, with protein MIWDNAFAISILPKLLQGLVTTVQITIAGMAIAAVLGLIVAVFRFLRIPVLSQVLGFLVYFIRGTPLLVQAFFVFYVLPEYGIAMSALLTGIIVIGINYSAYTAEVYRSGIEGVPVGQWEASTALNLPRARTWTRIVLPQAVRRVVPLLGNYLIQMFKDSAILSAITVYELMSVAKAIGQSEFRYIEPFTIAALLFLIVSVPCTLVLRRLETRYGTVH; from the coding sequence ATGATCTGGGACAACGCCTTCGCGATCAGCATCCTGCCGAAGCTGCTCCAAGGCCTGGTGACGACCGTGCAGATCACCATCGCCGGGATGGCTATCGCCGCCGTCCTCGGTCTGATCGTCGCGGTGTTCCGGTTCCTCCGGATCCCGGTGCTCTCGCAGGTCCTCGGCTTCCTGGTCTACTTCATCCGCGGCACGCCGCTGCTCGTCCAGGCGTTCTTCGTGTTCTACGTCCTGCCCGAGTACGGAATAGCCATGAGCGCGCTGCTCACCGGCATCATCGTCATCGGCATCAACTACAGCGCCTATACCGCCGAGGTCTACCGCTCCGGCATCGAGGGCGTCCCGGTAGGCCAGTGGGAGGCCTCAACCGCGCTGAATCTGCCCCGGGCCCGTACGTGGACCCGGATCGTGTTGCCCCAGGCCGTGCGGCGGGTCGTCCCCCTGTTGGGCAACTACCTCATCCAGATGTTCAAGGATTCGGCGATCCTGTCCGCCATAACCGTCTACGAGTTGATGTCGGTGGCAAAGGCGATCGGCCAGTCCGAGTTCCGCTACATCGAACCGTTCACCATCGCGGCGCTGCTCTTCCTCATCGTGAGCGTCCCGTGCACCCTCGTTCTGCGTCGATTGGAGACCCGCTATGGCACCGTCCACTGA